The following coding sequences lie in one Haladaptatus sp. DJG-WS-42 genomic window:
- the thsA gene encoding thermosome subunit alpha: MGNQPLIVLSEDSQRTSGRDAQSMNITAGKAVAEAVRTTLGPKGMDKMLVDSMGSVVVTNDGVTILKEMDIEHPAANMIVEVAQTQEDEVGDGTTTAVVITGGLLQQAEDLLEQDIHATTLAQGYRQAASKSKEILENIAIDVSEDDEEILNQIAATAMTGKGAESAKDTLSSLVVDAVRAVADDDGIDTDNIKVEKVIGGSIDESELVEGVIISKTRVHDNMPYAVEDANVAVLDQALEIKETEIDAEVNVTDPAQLQQFLDQEEAQLKEMVDKLKAVGADVVFCQKGIDDMAQHYLAKEGILAARRVKKSDIKRLARATGARVVSNLDDIEEADLGFAGSVAERDVGGKDRIFVEDVKEAKSVTMILRGGTEHVVDEVERAIEDSLGVVRVTLEDGKVLPGGAAPETELALGLRDYADSVGGREQLAVEAFADAIDVIPRTLAENAGLDPIDSLVNLRSKHDAGEQTTGLDAYTGDIIDMEAEGVVEPLRVKTQAIESATEAAVMILRIDDVIAAGDLSGGQVTDDDDDMDMPPGGGGMGGMGGMGGMGGAM, from the coding sequence ATGGGCAACCAGCCCCTCATTGTACTTTCAGAGGATAGCCAGCGCACATCCGGTCGCGATGCGCAGTCGATGAACATCACCGCCGGGAAGGCGGTCGCCGAGGCGGTACGCACCACCCTTGGCCCGAAAGGGATGGACAAGATGCTCGTCGACTCGATGGGGTCGGTCGTCGTCACGAACGACGGTGTGACCATCCTCAAAGAGATGGACATCGAGCACCCGGCAGCGAACATGATTGTCGAAGTCGCCCAGACGCAAGAAGACGAAGTCGGTGACGGCACGACCACCGCCGTCGTCATCACGGGCGGCCTGCTCCAGCAGGCAGAAGACCTCTTAGAACAGGACATCCACGCGACCACCCTCGCACAGGGGTACCGTCAGGCCGCGTCGAAGTCCAAGGAAATCTTAGAGAACATCGCAATCGACGTCTCCGAAGACGACGAGGAGATTCTCAACCAGATTGCCGCAACCGCAATGACCGGCAAGGGCGCAGAGAGCGCGAAGGACACGCTCTCCTCGCTCGTTGTTGACGCCGTTCGCGCCGTCGCAGACGATGACGGCATCGACACGGACAACATCAAAGTCGAGAAGGTCATCGGCGGCTCCATCGACGAATCCGAACTCGTCGAAGGCGTCATCATCTCGAAGACCCGCGTCCACGACAACATGCCGTACGCCGTCGAAGACGCGAACGTCGCCGTCCTCGACCAGGCACTCGAAATCAAGGAGACGGAAATCGACGCCGAAGTCAACGTCACCGACCCAGCCCAGCTCCAGCAGTTCCTCGACCAAGAGGAAGCCCAGCTGAAGGAGATGGTCGACAAGCTCAAAGCCGTCGGCGCTGACGTCGTCTTCTGCCAGAAGGGCATCGACGACATGGCCCAGCACTACCTCGCGAAGGAAGGCATCCTCGCCGCCCGTCGCGTCAAGAAGTCCGACATCAAACGCCTCGCCCGCGCGACGGGCGCACGCGTGGTCTCGAACCTTGACGACATCGAAGAAGCAGACCTCGGCTTCGCTGGCTCCGTCGCAGAGCGCGACGTTGGCGGCAAAGACCGTATCTTCGTCGAGGACGTCAAAGAAGCGAAGTCCGTCACGATGATTCTCCGCGGCGGCACCGAGCACGTCGTCGACGAAGTCGAGCGCGCAATCGAGGACTCCCTCGGCGTCGTTCGCGTCACGCTCGAAGACGGCAAAGTCCTGCCCGGCGGCGCAGCTCCGGAGACGGAACTCGCCCTCGGTCTTCGCGACTACGCCGACTCCGTTGGCGGCCGCGAGCAGCTCGCCGTCGAAGCGTTCGCAGACGCCATCGACGTGATTCCACGCACCCTCGCAGAGAACGCTGGCCTCGACCCAATCGACAGCCTCGTCAACCTTCGCTCGAAGCACGACGCAGGCGAGCAGACGACGGGTCTCGACGCCTACACCGGCGACATCATCGACATGGAAGCCGAAGGCGTTGTGGAGCCACTCCGCGTCAAAACCCAAGCTATCGAATCCGCAACCGAAGCCGCTGTCATGATCCTCCGCATCGACGACGTCATCGCGGCTGGCGACCTCTCCGGTGGTCAGGTCACCGACGACGACGATGACATGGACATGCCACCGGGTGGCGGCGGCATGGGTGGCATGGGCGGTATGGGCGGCATGGGCGGGGCGATGTAA
- the lrp gene encoding HTH-type transcriptional regulator Lrp, with protein sequence MTYENLDSKLINALLEDGRASLRSLADELDVSVTTVSNHLKNLEEEGVITGYTPKVSYDKLGYGVTAVIQLKVEGSALPEITEQLRTHRQMVSVYEVTGDHDIIAIGKFKDTDDMNKQIKALLVEPEIKESNTSVVLNAAAEHEQFDLEIEE encoded by the coding sequence ATGACGTATGAAAACCTCGACAGCAAACTCATCAATGCATTGCTTGAAGACGGCCGCGCCAGTCTTCGCAGCCTCGCAGACGAACTCGACGTGTCGGTCACGACCGTCTCGAACCACCTGAAGAACTTAGAAGAAGAAGGCGTCATCACCGGCTACACGCCGAAAGTCAGCTACGACAAACTCGGCTACGGCGTCACCGCGGTCATCCAACTCAAGGTCGAAGGCTCCGCGCTTCCCGAGATTACAGAGCAGCTCCGCACCCACCGCCAGATGGTCTCTGTCTACGAAGTCACTGGCGACCACGACATCATCGCGATTGGCAAGTTCAAGGACACAGACGACATGAACAAGCAGATCAAGGCGCTGCTCGTCGAACCCGAAATCAAAGAATCGAACACGAGCGTCGTCCTCAACGCCGCTGCAGAGCACGAGCAGTTCGACTTAGAAATCGAAGAATAA
- the glnA gene encoding type I glutamate--ammonia ligase: MTNENIATDGGLSAEAQAVVDKIEENNVDFLRLQFTDILGTVKNVAVPASQAEKAFTEGIYFDGSSIEGFVRIQESDMRLKPDPATFAILPWRNTEDSASARLMCDVVNTGSDEPFNGDPRYVLKQALARAEEMGYKVNAAPEPEFFLFEEDEDGRATTITNDAGGYFDVAPKDLASDVRRDIIYGLENMGFEIEASHHEVAEGQHEINFEYDDALTTADNVATFRMVVRAIAAEHGYHATFMPKPIAKINGSGMHTHISLFTEDGENAFHDGDDEFSLSATAKQFLAGVLEHAPALTAVCNPTVNSYKRLVPGYEAPVYVAWSDRNRSALIRRPAARVPAASRIELRSPDPSCNPYLALAVIIHAGLNGIERGLEAPDPVRENIYEFDADKRAEYGIDTLPANLGQALTALKADEDMQDALGEHVYEKFVQAKTQEYDEYRISVSEWELDRYLETF, encoded by the coding sequence ATGACAAACGAAAATATTGCCACTGATGGCGGTCTTTCGGCAGAAGCACAGGCGGTTGTGGATAAAATCGAAGAAAACAATGTTGATTTCCTTCGTCTCCAGTTCACTGACATTCTCGGCACTGTGAAGAACGTCGCTGTCCCCGCCTCGCAGGCGGAGAAGGCATTTACCGAGGGCATCTATTTTGACGGTTCCTCTATTGAGGGATTCGTACGCATCCAGGAATCGGACATGCGGCTCAAGCCCGACCCCGCAACGTTTGCTATTCTCCCATGGCGCAACACCGAGGACAGCGCCTCTGCTCGCCTCATGTGTGACGTCGTCAACACCGGGTCGGACGAACCGTTCAACGGTGACCCACGCTACGTACTCAAACAGGCACTCGCCCGCGCAGAGGAGATGGGCTACAAGGTAAACGCCGCGCCAGAACCCGAGTTCTTCCTGTTCGAGGAGGACGAAGATGGCCGCGCGACGACCATTACGAACGACGCTGGCGGCTACTTCGACGTCGCACCGAAAGACCTCGCCTCCGACGTCCGTCGCGACATTATCTACGGCTTAGAGAACATGGGCTTCGAAATCGAAGCCAGCCACCACGAGGTCGCAGAAGGCCAGCACGAAATCAACTTCGAGTACGACGACGCGCTCACGACCGCAGACAACGTCGCAACCTTCCGCATGGTCGTTCGCGCCATCGCCGCAGAACACGGCTACCACGCGACGTTCATGCCAAAGCCAATCGCCAAAATCAACGGCTCTGGCATGCACACGCACATCTCGCTGTTCACCGAAGACGGCGAGAACGCGTTCCACGACGGCGACGACGAGTTCAGCCTCTCTGCCACGGCAAAGCAGTTCCTCGCGGGCGTTCTCGAACACGCCCCGGCGCTCACCGCCGTCTGTAACCCGACGGTTAACTCATACAAGCGTCTCGTCCCCGGCTACGAAGCACCCGTCTATGTCGCCTGGTCGGACCGCAACCGCTCTGCGCTCATCCGCCGGCCGGCCGCCCGCGTGCCGGCCGCCTCGCGTATCGAACTGCGCTCTCCAGACCCTTCGTGCAACCCGTATCTCGCACTCGCCGTCATCATCCACGCCGGGCTGAACGGCATCGAGCGCGGACTCGAAGCGCCCGACCCGGTCCGCGAGAACATCTACGAGTTCGACGCCGACAAACGCGCAGAGTACGGCATCGACACGCTTCCGGCTAACCTTGGTCAGGCACTCACCGCGCTCAAAGCAGATGAGGACATGCAGGACGCCCTTGGCGAGCACGTCTACGAGAAGTTCGTCCAAGCGAAAACCCAGGAGTACGACGAGTACCGCATCTCGGTCAGCGAGTGGGAACTCGACCGCTACCTCGAGACGTTCTAA
- a CDS encoding phosphatase PAP2 family protein, producing the protein MTRGLGELDVLRSLIPDLLVPVFALVTQLGDLWVYFVVLSVLYWLGPRTPRWRDGVDREKMAYVIALTLGALSLTLALKGLFALPRPPSPDIVPGSQFVPQAYHAAYEWLAVSDGYGFPSGHALGSTVVWGGLALTLAVSTLRRRLATATGIVALISLSRLVLGVHYLVDILAGVALGVTYLLIERRITGEDPRLAFWVAAGIAAVAFVTTGFGFEGAAALGATLGGVFTWQAVSPRLDRTPTRREAYTTAVLGLPVLGLLLALVTTVSDVLVASLLGNAVVIAGLLALPIVSNRK; encoded by the coding sequence ATGACGAGAGGGCTTGGCGAACTCGACGTTTTGCGCAGTCTCATCCCCGACCTGCTGGTGCCAGTGTTCGCGCTGGTCACCCAACTCGGTGACCTCTGGGTTTACTTCGTCGTTCTGTCGGTGCTCTACTGGCTCGGCCCGCGAACCCCACGCTGGCGCGACGGCGTCGACCGAGAGAAGATGGCCTACGTCATCGCGCTCACGCTCGGCGCGCTCTCGCTCACCCTCGCGCTGAAAGGACTGTTCGCCCTGCCCCGCCCACCCTCCCCGGACATCGTCCCGGGGAGCCAGTTCGTCCCGCAGGCCTACCACGCCGCCTACGAGTGGCTCGCGGTCTCTGACGGCTACGGCTTCCCGAGCGGCCACGCCCTCGGCTCGACCGTCGTCTGGGGCGGCCTCGCACTGACGCTCGCTGTGAGCACGCTCCGACGCCGACTCGCAACGGCAACGGGTATCGTCGCGCTCATCTCGCTGTCCCGGCTCGTCCTCGGCGTCCACTACCTCGTGGACATCCTCGCGGGCGTCGCGCTCGGGGTGACCTACCTGCTCATCGAACGACGCATCACGGGCGAAGACCCCCGACTCGCCTTCTGGGTTGCCGCGGGTATCGCCGCCGTCGCGTTCGTGACGACGGGCTTTGGCTTCGAAGGGGCTGCCGCGCTTGGGGCGACGCTCGGCGGCGTGTTCACGTGGCAGGCCGTCTCGCCACGACTCGACCGCACGCCGACCAGACGAGAAGCCTATACCACCGCGGTGTTGGGTCTGCCCGTTCTCGGCCTTTTGCTCGCGCTCGTCACGACCGTTTCTGACGTACTCGTCGCTTCACTCCTCGGCAATGCCGTCGTCATCGCGGGACTGCTGGCGCTGCCGATCGTGAGTAATCGCAAATAA
- a CDS encoding YhjD/YihY/BrkB family envelope integrity protein, with amino-acid sequence MNQRAATLADTGKAIVREAQDQQITFLAASLAYYAFISLIPLLLLTLALGSLFGGQEFATAIVNALSGMLSADGEALIAAALTGAAGRGGATVIGVGFLLWSGLKIFRALDIAFSNVYDSPLPDSIVEQVQHGLVTLIAVAGGLVLTAVVGAVIAFTGLPIFQFVGPFALIVVLAVAFVPLYYFLPAKDVSLREALPGAVFAAVGWTALQTGFRIYAGQADQFQAYGIIGAVLLLVTLFYLGSVILLAGVVINAVLAGRTGAPKDRQLHKGGQRGDKRQPASMTDERDDTETATESVSDELAALRADVEAFEEEIEQRTVTRDEVENDLERYVRGRMRRGHARGWGPYLVLLYGTIMTLGAFFYLSGGWAILAMLVVWLSTLGLYVVMLGVGLVGNVVNVPGRVRDRYSAWRQDR; translated from the coding sequence GTGAATCAACGCGCCGCCACGCTTGCAGACACGGGGAAGGCCATCGTCCGCGAGGCACAAGACCAGCAGATTACGTTTCTGGCAGCCAGCCTCGCCTACTATGCGTTTATCTCGCTCATCCCGTTGCTGTTGCTCACCCTCGCCCTCGGGTCGCTGTTCGGCGGTCAAGAGTTCGCCACCGCAATCGTCAACGCTCTCTCAGGCATGCTCTCAGCGGATGGTGAAGCACTCATCGCCGCCGCGCTCACCGGCGCGGCCGGGCGGGGCGGCGCGACCGTCATCGGGGTTGGGTTCTTGCTGTGGAGCGGCCTCAAAATCTTCCGTGCACTTGACATCGCCTTTTCGAACGTCTACGACAGCCCGCTGCCAGACTCCATCGTCGAGCAGGTGCAACACGGCCTCGTGACGCTCATCGCAGTCGCGGGGGGACTCGTCCTGACCGCGGTCGTTGGCGCGGTAATCGCGTTCACTGGGTTACCAATCTTCCAGTTCGTCGGGCCGTTCGCGCTCATCGTCGTCCTCGCCGTGGCGTTCGTGCCGCTGTACTACTTTTTGCCCGCGAAGGACGTCTCCCTCCGCGAAGCACTGCCGGGGGCGGTGTTCGCGGCGGTTGGCTGGACCGCCCTCCAGACCGGCTTTCGTATCTATGCCGGGCAGGCAGACCAGTTTCAGGCCTACGGCATCATCGGCGCGGTGTTGTTGCTCGTGACGCTGTTCTACCTCGGGAGCGTCATCCTGCTCGCCGGAGTCGTCATCAACGCCGTCCTCGCCGGGCGAACCGGCGCACCGAAAGACCGGCAGTTACACAAAGGCGGCCAACGAGGTGACAAGCGACAACCCGCGAGCATGACCGACGAACGCGACGACACAGAGACGGCCACCGAATCGGTTTCCGACGAGCTTGCCGCGCTTCGCGCGGACGTAGAAGCGTTCGAGGAGGAAATCGAACAGCGGACGGTCACGCGCGACGAGGTCGAAAACGACCTCGAACGCTACGTTCGCGGCCGGATGCGCCGAGGCCACGCCCGCGGTTGGGGACCGTATCTCGTGCTCCTCTACGGCACCATCATGACCCTCGGGGCGTTTTTCTACCTCTCTGGTGGCTGGGCCATCCTCGCAATGCTCGTCGTCTGGCTCTCGACGCTCGGCCTCTACGTCGTGATGCTCGGCGTCGGCCTCGTCGGGAACGTGGTCAACGTCCCGGGCCGAGTGCGTGACCGCTACAGTGCGTGGCGACAAGACAGATGA
- a CDS encoding YihY/virulence factor BrkB family protein — translation MAALHSVNAVVTVAKEKQLNVKAASLAYFAVASLIPFALLCIIALSTWGGDGFAAFVIERVLSKALPAQTEQIRSMVMTAAGRTRTTALSGIVLFWSSLRLFRGLDAVFVELYGDREKHGILDRVQNILLAFITVTGAVALILGMGVALAVSFDATFWRYLGPLLLVPGLTLVFLPLFHIFPKGTVPLGKALPGALIAAVSWALLFLGFRLYSTTIGQARLYSSAGIALVVLTWLYLGAIFLLLGVVYNAVTNGHVEPEGPPSFL, via the coding sequence ATGGCCGCCCTCCACTCGGTGAACGCAGTCGTGACCGTGGCGAAAGAAAAACAGTTGAACGTCAAAGCCGCGAGCCTCGCGTACTTCGCCGTCGCCTCGCTCATCCCGTTTGCCCTCTTGTGCATCATCGCGCTCTCTACGTGGGGCGGCGATGGCTTTGCTGCCTTCGTCATCGAGCGCGTCCTCTCGAAGGCGCTCCCGGCGCAGACCGAGCAGATTCGGTCAATGGTGATGACCGCCGCGGGCCGCACGCGGACGACGGCACTCTCTGGAATCGTCTTGTTCTGGTCGTCGCTCCGGCTGTTTCGCGGGCTCGATGCGGTGTTCGTCGAACTGTATGGCGACCGCGAGAAACACGGGATTCTCGACCGCGTCCAGAACATTTTGCTCGCGTTCATCACCGTGACCGGTGCGGTCGCGCTCATCCTCGGGATGGGCGTTGCCCTCGCCGTCTCCTTTGACGCCACATTCTGGCGATATCTCGGCCCGCTGCTTCTCGTTCCCGGGCTGACGCTCGTGTTCCTCCCGCTGTTTCACATCTTCCCGAAGGGGACCGTGCCGCTTGGCAAGGCGCTCCCCGGCGCGCTCATTGCCGCGGTGTCGTGGGCGCTGTTGTTCCTCGGCTTTCGTCTCTACAGCACGACCATCGGACAGGCGCGCCTCTACAGCAGCGCGGGAATCGCGCTCGTCGTGCTGACGTGGCTGTACCTCGGAGCCATCTTCCTCCTCCTTGGGGTGGTGTACAACGCGGTGACCAACGGCCACGTCGAACCCGAGGGGCCACCGAGTTTTTTGTAG